The sequence CGAATACGATGCCGAAAAACATCGAGACGGCAGGCTTCGGCATCACAATGGAAAAGATAAGATTCAATGCCAGGGCGACCGAAAGAAACAACATGCAATCCACAACACCAAGCCATAGGAATTCTTTCGAAACAAATGTTACCAACAGATAAGAAACCGTTATGCAAAAGAACCAGAAAAACCAAACCCCCAGATATTTTCCTAATAAAATCTTCGTTCGGGTGGTCTTCGTCACTAAAAATCTCATCGTGCGGCTGCTGATTTCCCGGTTCATTAAATCATGAGACAGGCCTGCTATAAATAAAAACCCTAATCCAAATACGATCATCAGGGTTCCAATCGCAAATCCATCCTTACTCCCACCTAAATCCAACTGATCTGCAACCGTAGTCATGAAATCTGCCAATACATAACTTATCCCAAAGATGATTGCGATGACGATGATCGATTTAACACTTTTAAAATGTCCTTTAAATTCATTCATGCATATTGCCCACATTCATTACCACTCCTTTCTAAAAATAGTATACTATTGGTAAATTAAGATAAATTTAACTCATCCTTAACATTACCTTAAAAAGGAGCCGAGAAATGGAAAAAGGAAAAATACTGATTGTAGACGATGAAGTGGAAATTCTAAAAATGATAAAGCTGGTGTTAAACAAAGAAGGATTCCAGTCGGTGGAAACATGCACAACCGGGGAGGAGGCAATCAAATTAATGGAAGGCAATCGATATGATTTGATCCTTCTGGATGTGATGCTCCCCGATATGCATGGATATGAGATTTGTTCAACGATCAGGAAGAAATCCAACGCTCCGATCTTCTTTATTTCGGCCCGGAATTCTGATCTGGATAAATTGACCGGGTTCA is a genomic window of Rossellomorea sp. y25 containing:
- a CDS encoding ABC transporter permease subunit — encoded protein: MWAICMNEFKGHFKSVKSIIVIAIIFGISYVLADFMTTVADQLDLGGSKDGFAIGTLMIVFGLGFLFIAGLSHDLMNREISSRTMRFLVTKTTRTKILLGKYLGVWFFWFFCITVSYLLVTFVSKEFLWLGVVDCMLFLSVALALNLIFSIVMPKPAVSMFFGIVFALVFPALSFWAIYADSIYTNWFKYLTPYYYSTLGSYYILINLIYAVLLFIVAREIFKRRDL